A segment of the Sphingopyxis macrogoltabida genome:
TCGATCCGGCGTAATCGCACACACCGGTCCCGGAAGATCGAACGGTAGCTTTGAGATAGCGCCTCATCACCCTCTCCACTGGCGAACGCTGAAGGCACCCACCGCCGGTTTCGCCTGGCTTCTCTCGGAAGCCTCGCGGCCGGCAGGCCGCTCTGGTGACGGCGGTAGCCGGCACGGATCGAAGGTGCATTGGCCGTGAGGCCAATTCCGCATTGCTCTTCTCAGGTCGACGGTTTTGGGTGAGTCCTGTCGTTAAGAGATTCTGTTAAATAGGAATCGTTAAACAAGTTAAACCGCTCAAAAAGCGGAATCTTGCCTTGCTTATCAACTGCTTGCCGGACAGCCCGGTGGGTGAAACCCCGTGATTCGGTGTGTGATACCCCGATAGCGCGGTGGGTGATACCCCGACGCCAAGGTGGGTGAAACCCCGAGACTCTGGAGCCGAAAAGGAGCCTCCCGCGCTAGTTATCCACAGCCTGGCTGGTGGCTTCGGCATCGCCCGAAGCATGTCAGGGTTCAGGCAGCATCGCTGGCCGGTGGGTGAAACCCCGATAGTTGGACTTGCGGTGTGTGAAACCCCGATAGTCAGCGGCGGCCAGCAAGCCGGTCCATCTGTGCATCGACTTCCTCGGCCCGCTTGCGCTCGGCGTCGAAACGGGCGCGCCGCTCCTCCTCGGCGCGCATTCTCTCGGCGAGTGCCAGTGCCTCGGCCTCGCCGCGGAGCCTGAACAACACGGCCGGGCTTTTGTCCGTCGTCTCGGTCAGCTCCATCGCATAGTCGGGGAGCTGGTCGGCCTCGATCACCCGCCGAAGCATCCGGTTGAACTCCTTGGGCTGGGCATCGCTGCCGGTCTTGTCGCGAAGTACCTCTACCCGGCAAGTCCACCCACCGCGCTGCGTGCCGGCGTGCTTTCGCGCGATACGATAGAGCGCCCGCTCCAGCCCTCCGGAGAGCAGGAAATAGTCGGGGTGCATGGTGAGCAGCGACTTCTCGTTGACGATGCCCTCATAGACCCAATCCGAGAGGGTCAGCGTCATGCCGCGCGGCTGCTCCGTTTCGGCGTCGGTGTCGAAGGTCCAGCTGTCGAGCCAGTTGAAGCCAGCCTTCTGCCGGCGCTTCGTCGCGCGGATCGAAGTTGTGATCGAGGTCGTCTGGAGCCGGAGGAGCGCAGCTTGCAGCTCCTGATAGTCCCTGCCCCCTGTGCTGCGCTTGATCGCCCGCAGTAGGTCATAGGGCGTGGTTGTCAGCGTGCGGGGCAGATCGTTCAGCCCCTGCTGCTTCATGCGGTTGAGCGTGGACGCGGCCCATATCAGGATATCGGCGTCCCAGATCGTGGCCATGCCGTAGTCGGGAATGGCCTGGACGCGCACCCAGGCCTCGCCATCCGGGCTGCGATACTCGATCGGCT
Coding sequences within it:
- a CDS encoding replication initiator protein A, giving the protein MSKRRDPNPEFDLFIPALGDLPLKDQREVMERPFFSLQKRKRLKPIEYRSPDGEAWVRVQAIPDYGMATIWDADILIWAASTLNRMKQQGLNDLPRTLTTTPYDLLRAIKRSTGGRDYQELQAALLRLQTTSITTSIRATKRRQKAGFNWLDSWTFDTDAETEQPRGMTLTLSDWVYEGIVNEKSLLTMHPDYFLLSGGLERALYRIARKHAGTQRGGWTCRVEVLRDKTGSDAQPKEFNRMLRRVIEADQLPDYAMELTETTDKSPAVLFRLRGEAEALALAERMRAEEERRARFDAERKRAEEVDAQMDRLAGRR